The proteins below come from a single Rhodanobacter sp. LX-99 genomic window:
- the acs gene encoding acetate--CoA ligase: MSKLYPVNPSFAAAARLRHDDYTRLYAESVKDPEGFWGRIGQRLDWIKPPTKIKDVSFDPKDLHIRWYEDGELNVSANCLDRQLEKRGDKVAIIFEGDDPKESRKITYRELHTEVCKFANTLKHLGVVKGDRVAIYLPMIPEAAVAMLACARLGAIHSVVFGGFSPDSLAGRIADSQAKVVITADEGLRAGKRIPLKVNVDAALERPGTNSVETVIVVRHTGGAVNMQSPRDRYYHTLMEGQSADCPPTPVGAEHPLFVLYTSGSTGKPKGVLHSTGGYLVFISYTHELVFDLREDDVYWCTADVGWVTGHSYVVYGPLCNGATTVMFEGVPNYPDFSRFWQVIDKHKVSLFYTAPTAIRALMREGEEPVKKTSRASLRLLGSVGEPINPEAWEWYYRVVGENRCPIVDTWWQTETGGIMISPLPGAIGTKPGSATLPFFGIKPAIVDAEGTVQEGVAEGNLLITDSWPGQVRTIYGDHQRFIETYFSAYPGNYFSGDGARRDEDGYYWITGRVDDVINVSGHRLGTAEVESALVAHPKVAEAAVVGCPHEIKGQGIYAYVTLIAGETGSDELRKELVAWVRKEIGPIATPDYLQWAPGLPKTRSGKIMRRILRKIGENLPDQLGDITTLADPSVVKNLVDERLIK, translated from the coding sequence ATGTCCAAGCTCTATCCGGTCAACCCCTCGTTTGCCGCCGCGGCGCGCCTGCGCCACGACGACTACACACGCCTTTACGCCGAGTCGGTCAAAGACCCGGAAGGCTTCTGGGGCCGCATCGGCCAGCGCCTGGACTGGATCAAGCCGCCGACGAAGATCAAGGACGTCTCGTTCGATCCGAAGGACTTGCACATCCGCTGGTACGAGGACGGCGAGCTCAACGTGTCGGCGAACTGCCTCGACCGCCAGCTGGAAAAGCGCGGCGACAAGGTGGCGATCATCTTCGAGGGCGACGACCCGAAGGAGTCGCGCAAGATCACCTACCGCGAGCTGCACACCGAAGTATGCAAGTTCGCCAACACACTGAAGCACCTGGGCGTGGTCAAGGGCGACCGCGTGGCGATCTACCTGCCGATGATCCCCGAGGCGGCGGTGGCGATGCTGGCCTGCGCCCGCCTCGGCGCGATCCACTCGGTGGTGTTCGGCGGCTTCTCGCCCGACTCGCTGGCCGGGCGCATCGCCGACTCGCAGGCCAAGGTGGTGATCACCGCCGACGAGGGCCTGCGCGCCGGCAAGCGCATCCCGCTCAAGGTCAATGTGGACGCGGCGCTGGAACGGCCCGGCACCAACAGTGTGGAGACCGTGATCGTGGTGCGCCACACCGGCGGTGCGGTCAACATGCAGTCGCCGCGCGACCGCTACTACCACACGTTGATGGAAGGCCAGAGCGCCGATTGCCCGCCGACGCCGGTCGGGGCCGAGCATCCGCTGTTCGTGCTGTACACCTCCGGCTCCACCGGCAAGCCGAAGGGCGTGCTGCACAGCACCGGCGGCTACCTGGTGTTCATCAGCTACACCCACGAGCTGGTGTTCGACCTGCGCGAAGATGACGTCTACTGGTGCACCGCCGACGTCGGCTGGGTCACCGGCCACAGCTACGTGGTGTACGGCCCGCTTTGCAACGGCGCGACCACGGTGATGTTCGAGGGCGTGCCGAACTACCCGGACTTCAGCCGTTTCTGGCAGGTGATCGACAAGCACAAGGTCAGCCTGTTCTACACCGCGCCCACCGCGATCCGCGCGCTGATGCGCGAAGGCGAGGAGCCGGTGAAGAAGACCTCGCGCGCCAGCCTGCGCCTGCTCGGCTCGGTCGGCGAACCGATCAACCCGGAAGCGTGGGAGTGGTACTACCGCGTGGTCGGCGAAAACCGCTGCCCGATCGTCGATACCTGGTGGCAGACCGAAACCGGCGGCATCATGATCTCGCCGCTGCCCGGCGCGATCGGCACCAAACCCGGCTCGGCCACGCTGCCGTTCTTCGGCATCAAGCCGGCGATCGTCGACGCCGAAGGCACCGTGCAGGAAGGCGTGGCCGAGGGCAACCTGCTGATCACCGACTCCTGGCCGGGCCAGGTGCGCACCATCTACGGCGACCACCAGCGCTTCATCGAGACCTACTTCAGCGCCTACCCCGGCAACTATTTCAGCGGCGACGGCGCGCGCCGCGACGAGGACGGCTACTACTGGATCACCGGCCGCGTCGACGACGTGATCAACGTCAGCGGCCATCGCCTCGGCACCGCCGAGGTGGAGAGTGCGCTGGTGGCGCACCCGAAGGTGGCCGAAGCCGCCGTGGTCGGCTGCCCGCACGAGATCAAGGGCCAGGGCATCTACGCCTATGTCACCCTGATCGCCGGCGAAACCGGCAGCGACGAACTGCGCAAGGAACTCGTCGCCTGGGTGCGCAAGGAGATCGGCCCGATCGCCACGCCGGATTACCTGCAGTGGGCGCCCGGCCTGCCGAAAACCCGCTCCGGCAAGATCATGCGCCGGATCCTGCGCAAGATCGGCGAAAATCTGCCCGACCAGCTCGGCGACATCACCACTCTGGCCGATCCCAGCGTGGTGAAGAACCTGGTCGATGAGCGGTTGATCAAGTAG
- a CDS encoding response regulator transcription factor has translation MPDILIADDHPLFRDALQRAVLTALPQARVHSADSVHTLLGLIEQFPDAELLLLDLHMPGARGYSALAHIRGQYPGLPTIVVSGHEEAQVARRALAHGASAYIPKSSSGESIVAAIRAVLDGDVWLPPALLGAPGELRPDEAAAAAQIAALTPQQFRVMTMIAEGLLNKQIAWELGVSEATVKAHMTAIMRKLGVNNRTQVALLASQLAVDQESLPALPGGEG, from the coding sequence ATGCCCGACATCCTGATCGCCGACGACCATCCGCTGTTCCGCGACGCCCTGCAGCGGGCGGTGCTGACCGCGTTGCCGCAGGCGCGCGTGCACAGCGCGGACAGCGTGCATACCCTGCTCGGCCTGATCGAACAATTCCCCGACGCCGAGCTGCTGCTGCTCGACCTGCACATGCCGGGCGCGCGCGGCTACTCCGCGCTGGCGCATATCCGCGGGCAATACCCCGGGCTGCCGACCATCGTGGTGTCCGGTCACGAAGAGGCGCAGGTGGCGCGCCGCGCGCTGGCGCATGGCGCCTCGGCGTACATTCCGAAATCCAGTTCGGGCGAAAGCATCGTCGCGGCGATCCGCGCCGTGCTCGACGGCGACGTCTGGCTGCCGCCGGCCCTGCTCGGCGCCCCCGGCGAACTGCGGCCCGACGAAGCCGCCGCCGCCGCGCAGATCGCCGCGCTGACGCCGCAGCAGTTCCGCGTCATGACGATGATCGCCGAAGGCCTGCTGAACAAGCAGATCGCGTGGGAACTCGGCGTCTCCGAGGCCACCGTGAAGGCGCACATGACCGCGATCATGCGCAAGCTCGGCGTCAACAACCGCACCCAGGTCGCGCTGCTCGCCAGCCAGCTGGCGGTCGACCAGGAAAGCCTGCCGGCGCTTCCCGGCGGCGAAGGCTGA